The following is a genomic window from Halobacterium sp. R2-5.
AGCTCGTTACTGCGGCATCGGGGACGATGCGAGAGTCGATACCGTGCTCGCTGTCGTCAGTCTACGCGTCGAAGTACGTCGCCGCACCCTCGTGGAGCTCGATGGACATCCCGTCCTGTGCGCTGTCGGCGGAGATGAAGTCCGTCTTGATGGAGAGCTCGTCGACGTTGTCGAAGATCGCTGCGGTGACCGTCTCGACGGTGTCGGCGGGCACGTCCGAGTGCGTGGCGATCATCGCCTGCACGGCGACGGTCTCGACGTCCTCGTCGACGCCGGTGTACGTCCCACCGGGGATCGTGTCGTCGGCGAACCACGAGGCGGCGTCCTTGACGGCCTGGCGGTTCTCGCCCTGGATCGGGACGATCTGGACGTCGTTCGTGTTCGCGAGGTCCTCGATCGCACCGACCGGCCAGCCGCCGACGACGAACGCTGCGTCGATGTCGCCGTTCGCGAGCTGTTCGGACGCCTGCGAGAAGCCGGCGTTCTGCTCGTTGTAGTCGGTGATGCCGACCGCTTCCAGGATCTGGTTCGCGTTGACCTGCGTCCCGGAGCCGAGGTCGCCGGTGTTGATCGTCGCTCCGCTGAGGTCGC
Proteins encoded in this region:
- a CDS encoding TAXI family TRAP transporter solute-binding subunit, whose translation is MSSEKTRRRFLEATGIAGVAALAGCSGNGGDGDGDGDGDSDGNGDTTTTESGGGNGGSNRLSWHAGGTGGTYYPLSNEIKTIVEANTDYSLNVQSTGASVENVGSLADGSADFALIQNDVAYFAKNGTGIDTFQDNAIENLQGVATLYPETITVVTLQDTGIESLSDLSGATINTGDLGSGTQVNANQILEAVGITDYNEQNAGFSQASEQLANGDIDAAFVVGGWPVGAIEDLANTNDVQIVPIQGENRQAVKDAASWFADDTIPGGTYTGVDEDVETVAVQAMIATHSDVPADTVETVTAAIFDNVDELSIKTDFISADSAQDGMSIELHEGAATYFDA